In the Chryseobacterium sp. MYb264 genome, one interval contains:
- a CDS encoding 2-hydroxyacid dehydrogenase, which translates to MKILLLDKNHPLITEQLLAKNFILEEDFASSYDEVCAKIENYDGIIIRSRIPLDKNFLEQAKNLKFIARVGAGMENIDIPVAEKLGIQLINSPEGNRDSVAEHVVGMLLILMNRLFIASQEVKNGIWLREENRGDELLGKTVGLIGYGNMGQATAKRLSGFGCKVIFHDILPNLSDEFATQVSLDELKEQAEVLSLHIPMTEETRYLVDSTFISEMKNDFYFVNTARGKNVETKSLVEALKSGKVKGACLDVLEYEKSSFENLETENEDLNYLLASDKAIVTPHIAGWTVQSKEKLAQVIVDKIIGAYC; encoded by the coding sequence ATGAAAATCCTTCTTTTAGATAAAAATCACCCTTTAATTACCGAGCAGCTTTTAGCGAAAAACTTTATTTTGGAAGAAGATTTTGCATCTTCCTACGATGAGGTTTGTGCTAAAATTGAAAACTATGACGGAATTATCATCCGAAGCAGAATTCCTTTGGATAAGAACTTTTTAGAACAAGCTAAAAATCTGAAATTTATTGCCAGAGTAGGAGCAGGAATGGAAAATATTGATATTCCTGTGGCTGAAAAATTGGGAATTCAACTGATTAATTCTCCGGAAGGGAACAGAGATTCTGTAGCGGAACATGTTGTCGGAATGTTGCTGATTTTAATGAATCGATTATTCATCGCATCTCAGGAAGTAAAAAACGGCATCTGGCTTCGTGAAGAAAACCGCGGTGATGAATTACTAGGAAAAACTGTTGGACTTATCGGGTATGGAAACATGGGTCAGGCTACGGCTAAAAGGCTTTCGGGCTTTGGCTGTAAAGTGATTTTTCATGACATTTTGCCTAATCTTTCGGATGAATTTGCAACTCAGGTTTCTTTGGATGAATTGAAAGAACAGGCTGAGGTTCTAAGTTTACACATTCCGATGACGGAAGAAACTCGCTATTTGGTAGATTCAACATTTATTTCAGAAATGAAAAACGATTTCTATTTTGTAAATACGGCAAGAGGGAAAAATGTAGAAACCAAAAGTTTAGTGGAAGCATTAAAGTCTGGAAAAGTAAAAGGTGCCTGTCTTGATGTTTTGGAATATGAAAAATCTTCTTTTGAAAATCTGGAAACAGAAAACGAAGATCTGAATTATCTTTTAGCATCCGACAAAGCCATTGTTACCCCTCATATTGCAGGCTGGACGGTTCAGAGCAAAGAAAAGCTGGCACAGGTAATTGTGGATAAGATCATAGGGGCATATTGTTAA
- a CDS encoding GxxExxY protein, which translates to MCYELQKCGLQVEKQKAMPLIYEEIKLDVGYRLDLFIENKFVLEIKAVEVLSDIHLAQILTYLRLSNSKLGMLINFNTHQFKDGVKRVINGKR; encoded by the coding sequence ATGTGTTATGAACTTCAGAAATGCGGGCTTCAGGTTGAAAAACAAAAGGCTATGCCTCTTATTTATGAAGAGATAAAATTAGATGTAGGATATCGATTAGATTTATTTATTGAGAATAAGTTTGTCTTAGAAATAAAAGCAGTCGAAGTACTGAGCGATATTCATTTAGCTCAAATCCTTACCTATCTTAGATTGAGTAATTCTAAACTAGGAATGCTGATCAACTTTAATACCCATCAATTTAAAGATGGTGTAAAAAGAGTGATCAACGGAAAGCGATAA